DNA sequence from the Cohaesibacter intestini genome:
GCAACAGCCCAGAACCTGCGCAAGATGGCAAAACTGATCCCGATCCCGGCGTGAAACGCCATCAACACCCGCCTTACCGCGCCCGAACTCCCCTCAAAATCTACGACTTTTTCAACGAAATCGGCCCAATCCTGCCATTCGCTAGGAATGATTTTCATGAGCCGGCTTCCCCATTGCTGCCTTTCGAGCGAAGCGCAGCATTTTTAGTCAGCCGAGGGCTGGAGTGCGGACAAAGGTGCCGTTTGTTGAGTGGTTAGCAGGACCAGTTGGCGATGCACCAATCCCACACGGCGTCTACCGTTCTTCGTGATGATTTGGCCCGCTTCCGAGCCAGATAGTAGTTGCCCCGCGCCTCAAAACCTGCCGGACGGACTTCGACTAGGCGATGTGCATCAAGGTCGGCTTGCACAAAGGCGCGGCAGGCGATGGCCACACCCTGTCCGGCCATAGCTGCATCCAGAGCATGGGTGGTCTGGTTGAACACGGCGCCGGGCAGCTTCCCGGCCGTACCAAAGAACTTCGGCCAATGGTCGTGTGCGTCGTGCAGAAGCGGCAGGTCTCCCAATTGCCCCGTCGACAACGGCAATACTGCTTTCCCAATCAGATGCGGACTGGCGACGGCCACGAGTTCCTGCCGGAACAAGAGGTGTGCTTCGACAGTCCCCGGAAAGGGTGGCCGCGTCAGACGCACTACAATATCGACCTGATCCCGGTCGAAGTCGGATACGGCTTCTGTCGCAATGGTTCGAAGCTCGACCTCCGGCAGCGCGGAATTGAGGGCAGGCAACTGCGGGATCAGCAGCTTCGTGGCGAAAGTCGGCGTCACGCTGATCGTGACAGCATCGGGCTGAGCCAGAAGCTGCGTGGTCGCGTCGCCGAGTGTGTCGAAAGCACGGGTCACATCCGCAAGATAAGCCGCTCCTTGGGGGGTCAATGCAACCCCTCTCGGCAAGCGCTGAAACAAGGCGGTGCCGACGTGATCCTCCAGGAGTCGGACTTGCTGGGCAACAGCCCCCTGCGTGACGCCCAGTTCTTCGGATGCTGCGCGGAAGTTCAGCCGCCGCCCAGCGACTTCAAAAGCGCGCAGCGCGTTCAGCGGAGGCAGAGATCGGCGGGAAACGGGCATATTAATCCTGTAGTTTTTCTACAGCATAGCAGGTTTCGTTCTGGCGCGAAAGCTTCGGGTTTATAAGCTATTGTGTATTTCAATAACTCAAAGGAGGCGAAAATGGCTGAAGCAAAAGTGGCACTCATCACCGCAGGCGGCTCCGGCATGGGCGCTGCAACGGCGCGTAAACTCTCCGTCGATGGATACCAGGTCGCGATCCTTTCATCCTCGGGCAAGGGTGAAGCCCTTGCAAAGGAGTTGGGCGGTGTCGGTGTAACCGGGTCCAATCTTGAGAACGACGATGTTCAACGTCTGGTCGATCTCGCAATGGAAAAGTGGGGCCGGGTTGACGCTTTGGTGAACTCGGCCGGTCACGGTCCACGCGCCCCGATCTTGGAAATTACCGATAAGGATTGGCACAAGGGGATGGAGATCTATTTCCTGAGTGCCGTGCGCCCGATCCGTCTCGTGACGCCCATCATGGAGGCACAGGGCGGCGGCGCGATCGTCAATATCTCTACCGCCTGGGCCACCCAACCAACCGCCATGTTCCCGACCTCGACGGCGTTCCGGGCAAGCCTTGGGGCCTTTAGCAAGATCTACTCGGACGAATATGCCTCAAAGGGCATTCGCATCAACAATGTCATGCCTGGCTGGATCGACAGTCTTCCTGAAGTCGATGAGCGTCGCGACAGCGTGCCGATGGAGAGATACGGTAAGTCTGAAGAAATCGCCGCGACCATCGCGTTCCTGCTGTCTGAGGGTGCGGGCTACATCACCGGCCAAAGCATCAGGGTTGATGGCGGTGTGATCCGCTCAGTTTGATTTTTTCCCATTGTTGCCCGTGTCGCCGTCTCGCCCTCTTGGGGCGGGACGCTTGCCAGCTATTACCTGAAAGACTGCCACCATGTTCCGCGCCTACGCTGCGCTTGTTGCGCTCGGCCTCATCTGGGGGTCCAACTTCATCTACATGAAATGGGCAACAGACCTGATTTCTCCGATGCAGACTGTGTTTCTCCGGGTTCTTTTTGGCTTTCTGCCGCTGGCCGTGATCGCGTGGA
Encoded proteins:
- a CDS encoding SDR family oxidoreductase: MAEAKVALITAGGSGMGAATARKLSVDGYQVAILSSSGKGEALAKELGGVGVTGSNLENDDVQRLVDLAMEKWGRVDALVNSAGHGPRAPILEITDKDWHKGMEIYFLSAVRPIRLVTPIMEAQGGGAIVNISTAWATQPTAMFPTSTAFRASLGAFSKIYSDEYASKGIRINNVMPGWIDSLPEVDERRDSVPMERYGKSEEIAATIAFLLSEGAGYITGQSIRVDGGVIRSV
- a CDS encoding LysR substrate-binding domain-containing protein encodes the protein MPVSRRSLPPLNALRAFEVAGRRLNFRAASEELGVTQGAVAQQVRLLEDHVGTALFQRLPRGVALTPQGAAYLADVTRAFDTLGDATTQLLAQPDAVTISVTPTFATKLLIPQLPALNSALPEVELRTIATEAVSDFDRDQVDIVVRLTRPPFPGTVEAHLLFRQELVAVASPHLIGKAVLPLSTGQLGDLPLLHDAHDHWPKFFGTAGKLPGAVFNQTTHALDAAMAGQGVAIACRAFVQADLDAHRLVEVRPAGFEARGNYYLARKRAKSSRRTVDAVWDWCIANWSC